In Aspergillus fumigatus Af293 chromosome 4, whole genome shotgun sequence, one genomic interval encodes:
- a CDS encoding S53 family peptidase: MFSSLLNRGALLAVVSLLSSSVAAEVFEKLSAVPQGWKYSHTPSDRDPIRLQIALKQHDVEGFETALLEMSDPYHPNYGKHFQTHEEMKRMLLPTQEAVESVRGWLESAGISDIEEDADWIKFRTTVGVANDLLDADFKWYVNEVGHVERLRTLAYSLPQSVASHVNMVQPTTRFGQIKPNRATMRGRPVQVDADILSAAVQAGDTSTCDQVITPQCLKDLYNIGDYKADPNGGSKVAFASFLEEYARYDDLAKFEEKLAPYAIGQNFSVIQYNGGLNDQNSASDSGEANLDLQYIVGVSSPIPVTEFSTGGRGLLIPDLSQPDPNDNSNEPYLEFLQNVLKMDQDKLPQVISTSYGEDEQTIPEKYARSVCNLYAQLGSRGVSVIFSSGDSGVGAACLTNDGTNRTHFPPQFPAACPWVTSVGGTTKTQPEEAVYFSSGGFSDLWERPSWQDSAVKRYLKKLGPRYKGLYNPKGRAFPDVAAQAENYAVFDKGVLHQFDGTSCSAPAFSAIVALLNDARLRAHKPVMGFLNPWLYSKASKGFNDIVKGGSKGCDGRNRFGGTPNGSPVVPYASWNATDGWDPATGLGTPDFGKLLSLAMRR, from the exons ATGTTTTCGTCGCTCTTGAACCGTGGAGCTTTGCTCGCGGTTGTttctctcttgtcctcttccgTTGCTGCCGAGGTTTTTGAGAAGCTGTCCGCGGTGCCACAGG GATGGAAATACTCCCACACCCCTAGTGACCGCGATCCCATTCGCCTCCAGATTGCCCTGAAGCAACATGATGTCGAAGGTTTTGAGACCGCCCTCCTGGAAATGTCCGATCCCTACCACCCAAACTATGGCAAGCACTTTCAAACTCacgaggagatgaagcgGATGCTGCTGCCCACCCAGGAGGCGGTCGAGTCCGTCCGCGGCTGGCTGGAGTCCGCTGGAATCTCGGATATCGAGGAGGATGCAGACTGGATCAAGTTCCGCACAACCGTTGGCGTGGCCAATGACCTGCTGGACGCCGACTTCAAGTGGTACGTGAACGAGGTGGGCCACGTTGAGCGCCTGAGGACCCTGGCATACTCGCTCCCGCAGTCGGTCGCGTCGCACGTCAACATGGTCCAGCCCACCACGCGGTTCGGACAGATCAAGCCCAACCGGGCGACCATGCGCGGTCGGCCCGTGCAGGTGGATGCGGACATCCTGTCCGCGGCCGTTCAAGCCGGCGACACCTCCACTTGCGATCAGGTCATCACCCCTCAGTGCCTCAAGGATCTGTACAATATCGGCGACTACAAGGCCGACCCCAACGGGGGCAGCAAGGTCGCGTTTGCCAGTTTCCTGGAGGAATACGCCCGCTACGACGATCTGGCCAAGttcgaggagaagctggccCCGTACGCCATTGGACAGAACTTTAGCGTGATCCAGTACAACGGCGGTCTGAACGACCAGAACTCCGCCAGTGACAGCGGGGAGGCCAATCTCGACCTGCAGTACATCGTTGGTGTCAGCTCGCCCATTCCGGTCACCGAGTTCAGCACCGGTGGCCGGGGTCTTCTCATTCCGGACCTGAGCCAGCCCGACCCCAACGACAACAGCAACGAGCCGTATCTGGAATTCCTGCAGAATGTGTTGAAGATGGACCAGGATAAGCTCCCTCAGGTCATCTCCACCTCCTatggcgaggatgaacaGACCATTCCCGAAAAATACGCGCGCTCGGTCTGCAACCTGTACGCTCAGCTGGGCAGCCGCGGGGTTTCGGTCATTTTCTCCTCTGGTGACTCCGGTGTTGGCGCGGCTTGCTTGACCAACGACGGCACCAACCGCACGCACTTCCCCCCACAGTTCCCTGCGGCCTGCCCCTGGGTGACCTCGGTGGGTGGCACGACCAAGACCCAGCCCGAGGAGGCGGTGTACTTTTCGTCGGGCGGTTTCTCCGACCTGTGGGAGCGCCCTTCCTGGCAGGATTCGGCGGTCAAGCGCTATCTCAAGAAGCTGGGCCCTCGGTACAAGGGCCTGTACAACCCCAAGGGCCGTGCCTTCCCCGATGTTGCTGCCCAGGCCGAGAACTACGCCGTGTTCGACAAGGGGGTGCTGCACCAGTTTGACGGAACCTCGTGCTCGGCTCCCGCATTTAGCGCTATCGTCGCATTGCTGAACGATGCGCGTCTGCGCGCTCACAAGCCCGTCATGGGTTTCCTGAACCCCTGGCTGTATAGCAAGGCCAGCAAGGGTTTCAACGATATCGTCAAGGGCGGTAGCAAGGGCTGCGACGGTCGCAACCGATTCGGAGGTACTCCCAATGGCAGCCCTGTGGTGCCCTATGCCAGCTGGAATGCCACTGACGGCTGGGACCCGGCCACGGGTCTAGGGACTCCGGACTTTGGCAAGCTTCTGTCTCTTGCTATGCGGAGATAG